The following is a genomic window from Aricia agestis chromosome 20, ilAriAges1.1, whole genome shotgun sequence.
acaatcgaacaagaatgccgcgtcctgctctaacaacgtcgtttcgcgtatgttagagcaggacgcggctttatttactatttacttgaGGTACCAATTTTATAAGTCTGCACCCAGGAggcctaccacgaaaccgttttgagactcaaacaatcgaacaagaatgccgcgtcctgctctaacaacgtcgtttcgcgtatgttagagcaggacgcggctttctcgttcgattgtttgagtctcaaaacggtttggtggtacgggccctgtttCATCAAAATACGTATTACAGATTTACAATGAGCCAATGCCAACCGCCGTACCTCCCCCACCTTACGATTTCCAACAATGTGAGGACGCTAACTTTATGAAGCCAGTTGAGGCAGATGTGCTGAACCTTTTATATGGTAGCACGGAAAAATTTGCTGCGGAGAGATACTTGAATACCAGATACAAGAAGTCACCAGAAGAGAGGTGAAACATTATCGATAACTCTTTCAGTCTGTGTGCTATACAAAAGAGGCTAGTTAGTAGCTAGCTACATAAAATGGAACTACACGTCCGAGAAACTACGTGACACGGCATTGATGGGCCTACCACTacgggccaggccacaacactgcgtagcggcgtcgtatcgcaaaaacaacatcgcacagaaatgcgatgcattgtcacaacgcaaaaatgtcatcggaatttccacgatgcgttctgcgacgtcagatttttacgatgcgacgccgcaacgcactgttgtggcctggccctatagGATATGAAGCGTCGCGTTGCAGCGCTGTAGTTTTAcggtttttatgttttatgctGCGTCCTTTTAGAATCCTTCATTGCTTATCACCCCAGGTTTAACTTCCGTCTCTGCTCGAACTGGGAGTACGGGTGGCGGCAGACTCGCACGACCCGCGAGCACCACGGCCGCTGTGCGATCATCCGCGACACCTTCTACCGTCGGGGCAACATGGCCCCCGACCCCCTACACTACTCACACCCCATGGGTGGAGAAATTGGTGTATGCAGCGAGTACTCTTGTAAATTCTAAACGAAGGAAGTCAACTGCTggacaaaataaacaaatatgccaACACACAACAAATACTATGTATTGCAATAGTCTAATGCCTGGTATATACtgtaaggcgctttgcagacgaaggGGCGGGGCTGGCCGGTCAGTTTCggcgcgaacgatagcacaactATATAGACCGCGCCGCAGCTGCGCACAGGTGCCCGGCGGCGGGCACTGGCTGCTCGCATtagatcacacaaaccagtttacatgcagtaacgcagacggcgtgtgctttgtgtacgcggcgcaggcagccgcagacattgacgggcgtacgcagcgaagttcccgccccgccccgtcgtctgcaaagcgcctaataCTGCTATACAAAATACATGAAGATGCCAAGTGCGAACacacaaatattttgtattgcaaGTCTCTGTTATACCTGTCGTGTCTCAAGCTCTCTCAGTCACAAACCACATCACTGCCTCGTTTCGATCACACTGATATTGATTAGACAAAGACGTTTTGTATTCtgaggtataaattataatatacaaaaaaaaactttgtgttTTATACCAAAAAACATATATTtcatagtttatattatttacaataattcaacttttatttacatattaacaACAGTAAATGTACCTATACTGTAAGGCCACATCTCTGTTCATTGGAAATTACAAGTGAcgattttcaattaaaaattacaacGAGTCCATTTACAACTTTAAATCGCGCGAGGGTCCATTACAGAAGTGCGATACGATATCACATCGTAAGCAGCTTAAATCTTGTACGACATATCGCCTTATTTAAACCTTATTTTTGTCTAAACCTATGATTGCAACTTATATACGAGGATGCAACTTCGCATTGCATTTCTGTATTTACCCTTTGGGCGAGGACAGGCGCATCAATGGACGGATCCCGCGGTGCTCCGGTCCTTTACATGGGCCTTCATTGGCCCTCTACACACTTTAAgacagctatactcaacctttGGTCAgccgggactttatcagtggccctTGTAAATCGATAATTTTGACCAAGGTAATTTTTACCCCTAAAAAATTTTGGTTTGGCTCTCGACACCAAGtctaaaacatgtttgtggcccgtatgaaaaaggttgagtaccgcTGTTTTAAGACCATGTGCACACATCCAAAACAACGTTCTGTACATTTGGGGCCCTCCTTATAATTTAAAACCCCGTGTAGGTATACCCTTTACACCACGAGACAAAAACTAatacactaaaaatatttaacagatCCATCCATTGTAACGTCAGGGAATATAATAATCGTCTTTCTAACGAAAATATTTACCAATACAGAGCTTGTATGTTGCCGTCCTTATCTTTCGAGTGGCTCTTCCATGTATCAGATAAGGACAGCAATACCATCTATCGTCTATTTTCGTTAGTAAGGGGAAAACTATAATGATCAACTGTACAATTTGCACAAGCTTAAACAATTTTGTATAAGGCAGATTTACATTGAGTCAGTAACTGACATAAGTCCACTGCCATAGTGTAAATTGATTTCAACAGCCACTGACTCTGACTCAATGTAAATCTGCTTACACTATGCCAGTACCGGGTCAGCACTGACACGCCAGTGGACTGATGTCAGTTACTGACTCAATGTAAAACTGCCTTTAAACTTTCcattttaattgtaaaatgGAATTTTCCATTTTAATTGTAAGTGACTATTGAGCCACCTATAGTAATTTTCTacatttaaaatgaaattttgctTAAGTGAGAACATCGTAATAAATAACATGAATCATGCAATAATCATTTTAAAATCGAAGGAAATACAcagaaaaatattaagtaaatcgTGTAAGCTTGGGCCAACTCAACAACATACGTAAACATGTTCGctaactaaataaatatgagACATATTATTTGTTCCTAGCCGGAGACTCTTGACAtgtatgtacaataatttagatCAGTCCATTAATGGTAAAACACTTCTATAACAACTTAAATATGCATGTTTGGATGAGTAAAATAGGTCCAGTTTTATTTTAGTCACATTGACAAACATTCTTGttttctattattataattagcaaTATTACATGAAtcaaatatgtattaaaattaatcaatgGTAGAAATGGTACACTTACTATAACTTCgatcaattaaaatttaatcagtAAAAGGCCAAGTATCTTCACtactaaaaattaatttattttaatgcttTTACTAAAATAAAGAGACGTGCctagtttcataaaaaataaataacacttATGTACGTTTTTTATAAGCAGTTTTTATAGTAGTCATACAATTTGATTtcgtaacatattatttttgggGCATTTACGCGTCATAGTGcaggagccctagaacatttttttattactatcaagcaaattttttgtgagtaggtactcacaaaaaaattagcttgatagtaataaaaaaaatgttctagggctcccggaCTATCACATTTAGgtagaaaaattataaataaaaattcgccGAAACTCGTTACTTTAAATTCTTAACATTACCCCATAGAAAAATTACGAATAGAAAGAAGAGTACTTCAATACTACTTTTGGttcttttttcaaaattattaggTACATTTTTAGCATTATATAGGTAACGCTTTATAGTAAAACTTTCAAAAGTTTTTTCTTTTCGTGGACTTACTAAAGCCGAGCACGAAAGCGACAATACGCGGCAGCGACGCTATGCGACACAAAACGTTAGTCCTTGTGATTTGTTGTGTCGCGTCTCTACCGCGTGGTGTCTCGTAGTGCAGTCTCGCCTTAAGGTCTAGAGAGTGAAAACACAGcatcttaatttaaacttttttcatgattaatatcatagaataaaaataaaatcaaagatTGTGAATATGGTGATGCCTGaagtttttaatcttttttttccATTCGTAATTTTTCTACGATTCCCGTGTAAGTTTCgaagtttattaaataaattgttagtgcAATCCATGGAACCtaacattaacataatatttgatgTCTTCTCTCTCTCCGATAAGTTTAAATCTAAATAAAGAATGTGAAGTGTACATTCACAAacatgaaactttttaatttaaattgcatACTTGTTACATTTTACTGTGTCaacacattttttaaacaagtaTACACAAGGCTTTTTAATTACATCCAGATGgaaaaaagtgaaaattatcaatttagggtgggttgcaccaacttactttaactataactttaactacaatgcaaaatgtcaaatctttggttaaagttaaaaatggacgccatcaagacgccatatttaaccataaccatagagctcgacaaggctttaaatgcacgtggcgaaaaaaggaacgcTGTCATCacacaaaaacgccatttttgacagttttcctttaccagcagcgcccccgcccacgttcttataaagccttgtcggaccagcaacgtcttctgtcaaattctgtggtcaaagttaaggttgaagttaaatttgccttaactataaccataactttaaatttaaccacgcctctggtgcaacccaaccttagtgaATTATAGAAGTGGAGAAATTGTTACTCGAGAGTGCTATCAAGTCCTAATCAGAATTTGTGACAAATATACATAGAATTGACGATTTTGTTTTGGTTACAATTTTTAAAAGTGAATAATCATTGTCTTTGATATCATCGGCATTTATGTTAACAACCAATATAAATAATCAACACTGCCGGAAAGCCAGTGACACGTTAGTTAcgaataatattactatgttttGGAGTTGTGTACCGCAACTCCaaaacatagtaaaaggaggggaagtaagttatcttcatacaaaggcaccgcgcgcggcttgtatgtgtgcgccatagtatcaatgcgtcgccacgtacggcacacaacaaaatctcggcggtaccagcctagtaaaactggtcgagattttgttgtgtgccgtacgtggcgacgcattgattctatggcgcacacatacaagccgcgcgcggtgcctttgtatgaagataacttacttcccctccttttactatgtccaAAATGTCTCATCCCAACATTTGAAACTGATAATAAACAGAAATATTCAACTTGGAAGTGGTAACTGAAATATATTGAGAACAATATTAAACGAGAGttcatcattataatattatgtgtcataAACTGGATTATTTTGGTCAGAATTGGGATTTATGGTATTGCAGCTATCGCCTATTCCTATGAACGAGGATTCATAGCGCACTTCCCGCGTCAACCTAGTCACACGCTAGCCGTTTTTTACGCTACGGGGGCCATTTGCACACAAAACATTCAATGTTCGAAGTCCATAATGCGGAAATATATACCGTGCGACAACTTTAGGGGTCTTCACGGGCACCTTTGTAGTTATATCACAAATGGAGACAATCACTAAAAGGCAACGAACAGAACCTTGAGTGACTCCTCATTCCTCAGTGTGTTCTCAAGAGGAGTATCACGCTAGGAGATTACCTACAGAACTTCGAGTGACTCCTTAGGTCTCCGTTCTCAAAAGGATACAGGAGAATACTTGGTGACGTAATCTTGAACCCTGAGTGACTCCTAAGGTCTCTGTCTTCACAAGAATACAGGAGTAAACTGGGTGATAAGGTCTCTGTCACAAGGACTATACAGGAGTACCGCTATGCACCGTTGAACCTTGAGTGACTTAAGTGTTCTTACAGGTATATAAGAGTACCACTAGGAGGTATCCTTAGCCCCGCGAACCTTGATTGACACCTAAGGTATCAAGGACTATACAGGAGTGCCACTAGGCACCTTTATTTCCTCCTATGAGGTGTGCGAggggggcggcggcggcagcgCGGGGGGCGGGCCGGTGGTCCACGTGATAAGCGCGTGCTGCGGCAGCTGCGTCGCCTGGAAGTGGTCCTTGAGGAGCGCCTGCGAGAAGTTGCAGTGCATCTGGTACGCCTCGTTCTCGCGCTCCGTGTCCCCCGCGAGCCGGTATAGGTCTGGAAACGATAACATACTAAGCGTCTAAACACACTAAGGCCCTTTTCATATGCATACGGTTGCGGCACGGTCGCCGTGCCGTACAAAGTATAAATGTATGAGCTACTTAGACAGCTTTAACATGGCACGGCTTAGTAGCGCATACATTTCTACTTTGTACGGCACGGCGAACGTGCCGCAAccgtatgcatgtgaaaagggcctaagtcgaaaaacgcggccgaagttcctCATGATTACGGctgcaatgtatttttaattaccgATGACATAACATGCCGAAATAACGTCCTGTAACccgttatattgtatgcatttgacattgctgacgtattcatgcggaacttcggccgcgtaacttcggcatggtgtgtttagacacttaggctgcgtttccatgagagatgcgttgcgaggaatgtgttttcaAGATCCAatagcttgccatgacatcgctcagcgatgtcatggcaagctcacgtgaatgaagcgattctattggttcacaaaaacacatctctggtggaaacgcagcctaaaaccCGGTGCGTGCGGTGCGGTTAAGTGGACGCTGTTGTGTGAGCTGGTATACAAGGCATGCCGTTGCGTGCGATGCCGATAAGTGGACACTTAAATTTAAGCGactcaacaaaacttggttgactaccgAACCCTAATAAGctaatttttgtatattgatagattaatagttatataatttaagaataacattgccctacaaatagaacaatccatattttaggacctgATAGtccaaagtatgaaatcctttctatctctgttagctaccactttcaagatttttcgcacataagaatgttgttcgtcttatcaaaatgaagctactcacaaaaaattagcttgatagtaatatgTTCTAGGGCTCACATACTACATTACAGCTATAAACAAAATTGTGAGGAATTCCGATTTAAAAAGGGGCACCTCAAATTAGATTTAAATATGGCGGGCGAAATTACTTGCAAGTTTCATGTTCTCGCATTGGTCAATTTACGATATGAAAATTATGAGTCCGAACAATACAAGGACATCAAGAAAATGGCCGACCCACAATTCAAGATGGCCGCGCCTACCTTTCAAGATGGCGGACGCCCACAGCTGTACGTGCACGTCGGGTATTTTACTAGCGAGCTGCATGGCCGGCGTCACCATGTTCATGCTCTCGCGCGAGTTGTTGATGGACAAGAATATGTGGCCGAGTAGCACTAGCGAACACGACGTTAGCCGGTTTAGATCTTCAGCGTTCGCCATTTTGAGAGTTTCTCGGAGGTATCGTCTGAAAAGTTTCAGTAATTATAGCATGATGGCAAACGTTTATGACACTCTCTAGTCTATGGTATTTTATTCGAGACAAATCATTTCAAATATGAGTTTATAAATCTAGATTTactcataaattatttacttataacacaattttacataaatctgtaatataccaattattttattatacataactattaattactttgtttttaatttatattcttttatttattacatttattatacataacatatatactaatatttattcaacaatcAGTAATGTTTAACTCACTTGGCTTCATTATATCTGGCCTGAAAGAACGCCTGCAGCCCCAGCACGTAATACGACGCCGCTCGCAGGCCGTGCGCGTACGGTGGTAGCGCTTCCGGTCGGACCTTGACAATAAACcatgaattataatataatatttaatgtttatttacatTGACACTTCATAACGGTCACTAAAATAGGCGAAATTTCTAAGAAAGGCCTACTGCTATTGCCATTTTCTTTCTATCTTTACTTTGAGAAAAGGAGATAGTGTTAAATGTGTGCGAGAGTAACAGCAATAGGTAGAAGAGTTATCAAAAGTTTCTGAACGACGATGaaggtactacataatatattagttcaaacggatttaaaaaattacaacaaaGGAACGCCGGAATTCAGCGACAgtattttgaaaagtttttcaacaataaatatattaattattattctattttatttgaaacaataatgaaaaaaaagcagcATTCGGTTTTTAATCTATCAACTCCAACTGGccgcaataacaatagatttccaagaagcCGCGATCGAACGATTAATCAAGCATACATAGCTCACCTGTTCCATTAACTGTGCTAGATCATTGTCTCGTCTTTCTCTTAAATATACAATAGCCAGATTCAGCTTAGCGAACATCCATAGATCCCTCTCTTGTGACATCTGAAATTAAAATGATACGCTCATACAATAAAGTTATAACTAAAAGGAGAGGTATAAtgtttaaacaataataaaatttgacaATATtgagtactagatgacgcccgcaactccgttgcgccaaaattcgtatatcgcgcgggaaccgtacatttttttgggataaaaagtatcctacatccttacccgggactcaaagtatctctatactgCACAAAACTGTTTggacgtgaaaaggtaacaaacacactttcgcatttataaattagTATGAATTCATAATTACTGTGTTgtagttctttttttatgaaataaggggccaacgagcaaacgggtcacctgatggaaaacaacatccgtcacccatggacactcatagcatcagaagagctgcaggtgcgtggaatagggtaatgggggagggtagggaagggaataggggagtgtagagaaggaaataggagagggtagggaagggaaaactgtaggggattggggctccggtaaactcggcgaaacacagcgcaagcgctgtttcacgccggatttctgtaagcccgtagtatttctccggtcgagccggcccattcatgtcGAAAAAAGGTCAAAAATGTTCTTATTAATTTGAAATGCGAGCTGTCGTCTGCGACTTGCGACGTGGCACTTACGTGTATCGCGGTGTGGAACTGCGCCTCTGCTGCCTCCATGCAGTTCATGGACATGGCGTATAGACCCAGCAGACAGTGCAGCTGCGGTGTATGCGCCGCCGCCGTCACACCTATAACATAAACGTTTTTACTGTGATAACGCATAACTATGATTActtattatgattatattctAAAGGAATTTTGTCATGTTCATCACAGTTACACAAATAAGGGCGCCCGACCTTATTACGTAACTGTCATGATCATGAACTTCATTGCTTATTGCCATAATTTCAATTGTAGAACTTTGTAcaagttaatttaaaaagtataaacatcaaaatattgaaattacatttttttattgtgttAAAAAGTTGAAACGTCAAAATTGCGACCATAACCAATGAAATGAATGTACATCATTAACTATGGGGACAGTTTCGCTGTAATCCATACagtgtaccatcaaagaaattgattcatagcccGGGCTCGCGCTAGCGGCCAGGctgcggcggccatcgaaagtatggtgtggccgcttgacagcgtgcggccaggtgcgcgtggtctatggcggtttcatactaaagtatctatctcgatggccgcagcggcctggccgccgcggcttggccgctagtgcgcgcccgggcataGGATCAGTCgtatgggtttgacgtaacgctaaACGCTAACGTTACTTAAGTCCtccatctacctaggaatcaacttttctatTAGTACCATCGAAGCAATTGATTCATGTGCAGTAATTGGTAGACTTACGTCATTTAGCGGTAACATCATATTTGAATAGGTTATGCCACGTATGAAACCACGTTACAGTTTTATTTTCACAGAATAAGGTAGGTATgcataaaaatcttgtttttaacCCATCATTGTTCCAGACGTCAAATGTCATAGACAAATGACAATTGACagctttttcttttctttttttttttctcccaatgttaggcacgtcatgttataataatttttatcttgtagctcttattttctttattaatttatttagtatttaagtatttttaatttaatattaaatatgttctTAGTTCCTAATGATATTGTCCACACTTTATTATTGTGAGGTCACTCATTGGTCCCAGCAGAAAATCAGTGCAGCAACTTGCTGCTTATGCTGAGCTGGGGTCCATTTTTGTGAgatcacacaatataatgtaaatTAAGTACTGTACTGTGTCCTGGTTTTCTCGTCCTTTGTAAAtgttgtgttgtgtgatgtacaaaataaacttttcttattattatttggtcggactgtgtcaattcaatgtaattcgTGATCTGTCTGGCTGGGATTGACGTaacacgaccaaactacgtaggtccgccatctgcctatgaatcaacttgtctgatagtacataccatCGGGCGCGATAGTCAGCAGGTGCGCGGCGCGCGCGATCTCGTGAAGCGCGTGGGCCTTCCCGCCGGCGACGAGGCGGCAGAGCGCCGCGTGCTCCACCAGCGCCATCCGCAGCCGCCACGCTAGCGCCGCCCCGCTCCGTGCCGCCACGCCGGTGCTTTCACCCTCGTCGCTCGCTGCAATCATGTTAattgtaactagatgacgcccgcaactccgttgcgcaaaaatttgtttgtcacacgggaaccgtaaattcttccgggataaaaagtatcctatgtcctttcccgggactctaagcaTCTCTATAtcaaaaccttccctgaacttccaCAAATATATCAatactatataaataaaataaatatacatttttagttCCATTCAGGCCCGAGCAAACCTTCGGCTTCGCCTAAAGTatgactaaaatataacaaagaAGTATGTGGTCAATATTCAATGCTGAGCACGGCGGGACTTTATTTGTTGCCGAGTAGAAACCGAATGGTATCGCATTGTTCATGAAATTAAACTTAAAGAAAGCCCCAAAACCTAAACTATTATCATACTATTTCTATTATACTTATACTATCATATCCATAAAAATCAAAGTTTTATACATATATTGATTTTCTCACTATCTATCACATCACAATAGTATTACGTACACGTGAGTTTGTCTATCTGCGCCAGAGCCTTCTCTGTATACTTGTGTGCCTTGTCCATGTAGCCAGCTTGCGCTGAGTGCATTACGGTGACGAGGTATACCAGCACGTACAGCTGCTGCCGTGACAGCCACACAAACGACTCCCCAGCAGCACTGCCGCATACCGctggaattgtttttttttaaacagatTATTATTGGTCAGGCAGGCAGGCAATATGCCTTCGTTAGTATCTCTATAGAAGTTTAATGTATGTTATTGATGGGATACCATAATGGATCCCTGAGTGACATTTAATTTGCGACACCTTATATTTTAATGTCCAACTTTGGCAGTGAAATTGAGAAAAGTGTCTTGTCTTGGCACTACTCCTAATTTTTGTTGATTAAAGAAGTGATAAAAGTAAAACACACTGTCGTCATCTGGCCACGTTGGCGCCATGATAGTCTGGATGCTTTGCTGCAGTTGCTTGAGACACGGCTTCACACTCTTCACTTGACCAGCCATCAGATAATGACATACCTAAAAAGATCAGGAATggttataataatttcaaaagGCTCAGCAAAAAAAACAAAGAGATTCAATCTTAATTCAATGTTGTTAAATATAAAACAAGTGCCCAACAAATCACAAGCTaatgccaaattttattaacATCTGTCCAATGGTTTAGacttgaagaagtaacaaacatacaaattataatatataggtataatatataaatataaaggcaaaagttaaTACTTctgcctttataatattttgtagtttcagTTGTTAGTTACAAGcaaaaaataactgtttacCTGTAGTACTAGAAAGAAAACTTTCAAGTATTCTTTTTGATGTGGACTACCCGTCCATGTGTCAACCAAATGGCCGGCTTggttcaataatggtaacactTCCTGAATTTTCTTATCAATTAATagtaactgaaaaaaaaaacattttcttcaGTACAACTCTAGCTGGTGAGTCCATAGTATCTTAAATTTAGgttcatttacaatttttcaAAACTTGCTTTTATCCctaatcaaatattttgctgACTAAATGGATGGTAAAACTTTATAGATgaatagaaaattaattttgtaaacTACTTCCATTTGTTAATTGCATGTTACAAGTTAATAATCATTAGTAAGAAATCAGGATAAATgtcttgtttatttttataataaccataattataGTTACAACACAATGACAGATTTAAAGACATCATAATTATGGTACAGCTTTGTATTACAAGGTTAGTCGTAGTAATAAAGTATACTTCTTACATTGTTTCATTTATCAGATCCGAACAAACATACTTCTTTAGCTATGGTCCTGTCAACACTAGCCCAATATAACTAGCAAGAACTGggaatacttatattaattttgtatgaaGTTTGTAAGTGTTTTAGTAACCATACCTTTGGGTGTAAAACCACataaacatacattaaaaatattgtgtgtCCTTTTCCAGGATTCATAGAATcttcatattatgtaatttaatacagttccaacaatttttatttgaagacttttgcttttataatattagtatgaagtaTGAATAATTACTATCGGTAAACCGtaaatgcaaaatatttaaacatgttTCAACTCACCATTACCCTACTTAGTAAAAACAACACCCTCGTGTAAGCTGCATTGGATATCTGTGCGTAGTCAACACCTACACCAAGTAGGCTGCTGGCTACCTCATATTCTCTTTCCGTTGCATGAATTTGctaaaaaaagtttgagttaattaacccatcgatcatggaataacgagacacaatagcttatctattgttattgcggccggatgcggccgcttagggcttcatgaattaaatgaGAATACAGAGGAATGTCTGTATGTGTCTTTAAGGATACGCCTGTGAGCTAATATATCTACTGTCAATAAAACTGATTATTTGCTATGAATCACTGTTATAGAAGCAATAACAAATGATTCAAACATCTATAACATTTGCAATGAGTGAAAAATCActgtaaaatacttttatttgcaataaataataatgataaggataaaattatacttactgCCAATTGGAATATTAATCTACAGTGCCAATAAACGCTGTGTTGTGATAACTCAATCGCCTTTCTGAGTATGGGTTTGGAGTGTGTCGGCTGGCCCTGCTGCTCGAACAGCTCTGCCAGGACACTCGCCGCCTCGAACTTAACATCATCGAACCCATTGATCGTCTGCGACAGGCACCACTGCAACACCAACACCGATTGACCCACTTCAAATCATTGTTTACATTCGAAAGGAAACTTTTTACATGCACTGCATCTCATTAAAACCCCGAGAATAAAATTACACAGGCAAAGACGAACGCTCGTTTCATACGACTGCCGACTCacgaatagatttttaattaataacaaataaaaaacttacgcTCTGTTCCAAGTGGTTTCTCGCCAAGTCGATGTTTTTAGTGTGTGTCAAAAGGATATTACCGAGTTGTAAGTGGGTACGGGCCTCGACTCTTTGCGGAGGTTTGAAATTAAATACTGCTTG
Proteins encoded in this region:
- the LOC121737231 gene encoding uncharacterized protein LOC121737231, coding for MGDIDFFFCDAWKRTDNRNMKWYQQNLIPTLQAAKNKGARDIDKSIELAEQLLKIYNEPMPTAVPPPPYDFQQCEDANFMKPVEADVLNLLYGSTEKFAAERYLNTRYKKSPEERFNFRLCSNWEYGWRQTRTTREHHGRCAIIRDTFYRRGNMAPDPLHYSHPMGGEIGVCSEYSCKF
- the LOC121737221 gene encoding MAU2 chromatid cohesion factor homolog, with product MASTQDAWYISLLGLAEHFRTSNPPDIKSCIQCLQAVFNFKPPQRVEARTHLQLGNILLTHTKNIDLARNHLEQSWCLSQTINGFDDVKFEAASVLAELFEQQGQPTHSKPILRKAIELSQHSVYWHCRLIFQLAQIHATEREYEVASSLLGVGVDYAQISNAAYTRVLFLLSRVMLLLIDKKIQEVLPLLNQAGHLVDTWTGSPHQKEYLKVFFLVLQVCHYLMAGQVKSVKPCLKQLQQSIQTIMAPTWPDDDTVCGSAAGESFVWLSRQQLYVLVYLVTVMHSAQAGYMDKAHKYTEKALAQIDKLTSSDEGESTGVAARSGAALAWRLRMALVEHAALCRLVAGGKAHALHEIARAAHLLTIAPDGVTAAAHTPQLHCLLGLYAMSMNCMEAAEAQFHTAIHMSQERDLWMFAKLNLAIVYLRERRDNDLAQLMEQVRPEALPPYAHGLRAASYYVLGLQAFFQARYNEAKRYLRETLKMANAEDLNRLTSCSLVLLGHIFLSINNSRESMNMVTPAMQLASKIPDVHVQLWASAILKDLYRLAGDTERENEAYQMHCNFSQALLKDHFQATQLPQHALITWTTGPPPALPPPPPSHTS